A part of Thermodesulfovibrionales bacterium genomic DNA contains:
- a CDS encoding DUF116 domain-containing protein, whose product MASSYRIMRGFVLKMLYPVFMFIGVFFKSKKESLQSLIIRLNNLLVRLEKISAKKILLLLPHCIQINECAIRLTHNIKLCRGCGRCEIKDLIEIGDRYGINLFVATGGTLARRIVRDVMPEAIVAVACERDLSSGMVDTYPLPVIGIPNERPFGPCMNTRVDLSLVKEAIEFLSYKKES is encoded by the coding sequence TTGGCAAGTAGTTACAGGATAATGCGGGGTTTCGTTCTGAAGATGCTATATCCTGTATTCATGTTCATAGGGGTATTTTTTAAGTCAAAAAAGGAATCCCTCCAGTCACTTATAATAAGATTAAACAACCTGCTTGTACGGTTAGAAAAAATCTCTGCAAAGAAAATATTATTACTGCTTCCCCATTGCATCCAAATAAATGAATGTGCTATAAGACTCACCCATAATATAAAACTTTGCAGGGGATGTGGCAGGTGCGAGATAAAAGATCTAATTGAGATTGGAGACAGATATGGTATAAATCTCTTTGTTGCTACCGGAGGAACACTTGCAAGACGGATTGTCAGGGATGTCATGCCTGAGGCAATAGTGGCTGTTGCCTGCGAAAGGGACCTCTCAAGCGGGATGGTTGATACCTACCCTTTACCCGTAATAGGTATTCCAAATGAAAGACCCTTTGGTCCCTGCATGAATACCAGGGTGGATCTCAGCCTTGTAAAAGAAGCTATAGAATTTTTATCATATAAAAAAGAAAGTTAA
- the rpe gene encoding ribulose-phosphate 3-epimerase, which translates to MAFSLRNSERTVMIAPSILSANFLKLEEELTKTEEAGADMLHIDIMDGHFVPNITIGPFVVEFIRKATKLPLDVHLMIEEPDRYIKDFISAGADWITVHYEALKHLHRTINWIRDSGAKPGVSLNPATPIWSLNHILHDIDMVLIMSVNPGFGGQIFIPQSLEKIKILKEMIRERGLHTLIEVDGGIKIDNARKVAEAGADILVMGSGFYNSKDYKSLMKELREVLEG; encoded by the coding sequence ATGGCATTTTCTTTGAGAAATTCAGAAAGGACTGTAATGATAGCACCTTCTATTCTCAGCGCTAATTTTCTTAAACTTGAAGAAGAACTAACAAAAACAGAAGAGGCAGGGGCTGATATGCTCCATATTGATATAATGGATGGTCATTTTGTCCCCAATATTACCATAGGACCTTTCGTGGTAGAATTCATAAGAAAGGCAACAAAACTGCCTCTTGATGTCCATCTCATGATTGAAGAGCCAGACAGGTATATAAAAGACTTCATATCTGCTGGTGCAGACTGGATTACAGTGCATTATGAAGCCCTTAAACATCTTCACAGAACTATAAACTGGATAAGAGACAGTGGAGCCAAACCCGGTGTTTCCCTCAATCCCGCTACGCCTATCTGGAGCCTGAATCATATCCTTCATGATATTGATATGGTTCTCATCATGTCAGTAAATCCTGGATTTGGTGGTCAGATTTTCATACCTCAGAGTCTTGAAAAGATAAAAATCCTCAAAGAAATGATAAGGGAAAGGGGACTCCATACACTTATTGAGGTTGATGGTGGAATAAAGATTGATAATGCAAGAAAGGTTGCTGAAGCAGGTGCTGATATACTTGTAATGGGTTCAGGTTTTTATAATTCAAAGGATTATAAATCACTGATGAAGGAGTTAAGGGAAGTACTTGAAGGCTGA
- the def gene encoding peptide deformylase produces MAILEIKKFPDEVLKRKALPVEEIDSKLQRLIDDMIETMYAAPGIGLAAPQVGISRRLIIVDVGYRNGRSSLITIINPELTLSQDLIDSEEGCLSLPGHVVNLKRSARVIVKGLNRDGKPIELEAEGLLARALQHEIDHLDGILILDRLGPFRRELLKKKILRERRDSRL; encoded by the coding sequence ATGGCTATTTTAGAGATAAAGAAATTCCCTGATGAAGTCCTAAAGAGGAAGGCCCTTCCTGTTGAAGAGATAGATAGCAAGCTCCAGAGACTTATAGATGATATGATAGAGACTATGTATGCTGCTCCTGGAATTGGCCTTGCTGCCCCTCAGGTAGGAATATCAAGAAGATTAATAATTGTGGATGTAGGCTACAGGAATGGCAGATCCTCTTTGATAACTATTATTAATCCTGAATTAACACTTTCGCAGGACCTCATTGATTCAGAGGAAGGTTGTCTCAGCCTGCCGGGTCATGTGGTAAATCTTAAAAGATCTGCCAGGGTTATAGTAAAGGGTCTTAACAGAGATGGAAAACCAATTGAGCTAGAGGCAGAGGGGTTACTGGCAAGGGCACTGCAGCATGAGATAGACCATCTTGATGGAATACTCATTCTAGATAGACTTGGACCATTCAGAAGAGAGCTCCTTAAAAAGAAGATTTTAAGAGAAAGACGGGATTCCAGATTATAA
- a CDS encoding UvrD-helicase domain-containing protein has translation MSKTPSFLDDLNLQQKEALLHCKGPLLVLAGAGSGKTRVITYKYAYLVKNKKIPAGSIFTVTFTNKAADEMKSRIREILKTDCPSSWIGTFHSQCSKILRKEIKALGYTPEFCIYDEEDQCHLIRQILKEFRMYEALYRGIASRISYLKACLISPEEFITSGDSYGFDERLAKIYRRYQEELKRANALDFDDLIFLTVKLFREEPKILQRYQELFSYILVDEFQDTNIAQYNLLKLLAERHRNICVVGDDDQSIYKFRGANVGNIINFEKDFPDAKVIKLEKNYRSTQNILDVSGAVISKNENRKEKRLWTDRGAGEKVCYAGLTNEIDEAKYVAKTIKDLFLKGRYQFSDFAVLYRLNVLMRPIEEAFRSEGIPYRIVGGMSFYQRKEIKDILAYIKLAVNNNDNISLRRIINVPQRGIGQATLSKIEQEAKKKGISLFEALKNVARSDILVSTSREKLIEFIKLVEELSSLREGSAEETLRFIINATGYTEGLEEERLENIEELLASAEGYSVRDFLDRVSLFTNLDDLPAQDAVSLMTIHIAKGLEFPVVFIIGLEEGILPYFKVAETPEDLSEERRLFYVAMTRAKDLLLLSSVKQRRLYSKLQQQEPSRFVSEIPKNCCYLFEKVRDVQIAQPRKEAVIAEIAYPAGCRVRHPKWGIGVVRDCYGEGDDKKIMVNFPSVGIKRLAVKFANLERLG, from the coding sequence ATGTCTAAGACGCCTTCATTCCTTGATGACCTTAATCTGCAACAGAAAGAGGCCCTTTTACATTGTAAGGGTCCGCTGCTTGTTCTGGCAGGTGCAGGAAGCGGAAAAACCAGGGTTATAACCTACAAATATGCCTATCTCGTAAAGAACAAAAAAATACCTGCAGGATCAATCTTCACGGTAACATTCACAAACAAGGCTGCTGATGAAATGAAATCCAGGATAAGGGAGATACTAAAAACGGACTGTCCATCATCCTGGATAGGTACCTTCCATTCTCAATGTAGCAAGATATTGAGAAAGGAGATAAAGGCACTTGGATATACTCCGGAATTCTGCATTTATGATGAAGAGGATCAGTGCCATCTCATAAGGCAGATACTTAAAGAATTCAGGATGTATGAAGCCCTTTACAGGGGTATCGCCTCCCGGATAAGTTATCTCAAGGCCTGCCTGATCAGCCCCGAGGAGTTTATTACATCAGGGGATAGTTATGGTTTTGACGAGAGGCTTGCTAAAATTTACAGGAGATACCAGGAGGAATTGAAAAGAGCCAATGCACTGGATTTTGATGACCTTATCTTTCTAACTGTAAAGCTATTCAGGGAAGAGCCAAAGATACTCCAGAGATATCAGGAACTTTTTTCTTATATTCTTGTAGATGAATTCCAGGATACCAATATTGCCCAGTATAATTTATTAAAACTTCTTGCTGAAAGACACAGGAATATATGTGTTGTTGGTGATGATGATCAGAGCATATATAAATTCAGGGGTGCAAATGTTGGCAATATTATAAATTTTGAAAAGGATTTTCCCGATGCAAAGGTCATAAAGCTTGAGAAGAATTACCGTTCCACTCAAAATATCCTTGATGTTTCAGGAGCTGTAATATCAAAAAATGAAAACAGAAAGGAAAAGAGGCTCTGGACAGACAGGGGTGCAGGTGAGAAGGTATGTTATGCGGGACTCACAAATGAGATAGATGAGGCAAAGTATGTTGCAAAGACAATAAAGGATCTTTTCCTTAAAGGTAGATACCAGTTCAGCGATTTTGCTGTACTTTACAGGTTGAATGTGCTGATGAGGCCAATTGAAGAGGCCTTTAGATCAGAGGGTATACCTTACAGGATAGTGGGTGGAATGAGTTTTTATCAGAGAAAGGAGATAAAGGATATCCTTGCTTATATTAAGCTTGCTGTTAATAACAATGATAATATAAGTCTCAGAAGAATCATAAATGTTCCCCAGAGGGGCATAGGTCAGGCGACGCTTTCAAAGATCGAACAGGAGGCCAAGAAAAAAGGCATAAGTCTTTTTGAAGCTCTAAAAAATGTAGCAAGGTCTGATATTCTTGTATCCACTTCAAGGGAAAAGCTCATAGAATTTATTAAGCTGGTTGAGGAGCTTTCATCTCTCAGAGAGGGCAGCGCAGAGGAAACGCTCAGGTTTATAATTAATGCAACTGGCTATACAGAAGGCCTCGAAGAAGAAAGATTAGAGAATATAGAGGAGCTTCTTGCATCTGCAGAGGGATATTCTGTAAGGGATTTTCTGGACAGGGTTTCACTTTTTACAAACCTTGATGACCTGCCAGCTCAGGATGCTGTTTCACTCATGACAATTCATATTGCTAAAGGACTTGAGTTTCCTGTGGTATTTATTATAGGTCTTGAAGAAGGCATACTTCCTTATTTTAAGGTTGCTGAGACTCCGGAAGATCTTTCTGAAGAAAGAAGGCTTTTTTATGTTGCGATGACGAGGGCAAAGGATCTGCTTTTACTAAGCTCGGTAAAGCAGAGGCGCCTATATTCTAAACTTCAGCAGCAGGAACCATCAAGATTTGTTAGTGAGATTCCGAAGAACTGCTGTTATCTTTTCGAGAAGGTCAGGGATGTACAGATAGCTCAGCCAAGGAAAGAGGCAGTGATTGCTGAAATAGCCTATCCAGCAGGCTGCAGGGTCAGACATCCAAAGTGGGGTATCGGTGTTGTTAGAGATTGCTATGGAGAAGGAGATGACAAGA
- the fmt gene encoding methionyl-tRNA formyltransferase gives MGLIFFGTPEFAVPSLKVLLENEIVSLVITQPQKFRRDGTPIPIPVKELAIERNIPVLQPERIKNPEFINILKRYQPEFIIVVAYGKILPPEILRIPERYAINVHASLLPKYRGAAPIQWSIINGERITGITTMVMDEGLDTGNILLQEKIEIGEDEDAVSLSKRLSELGAGLLLKTINEIRKGNIIPRPQVGEPSYAPPLKKEDGLINWKRSAREIYNLIRGTQPWPCAYTFLEGERLIITKASVIEGKGEPGRIESTEKAFIIGTGEGLLNIVEIKPEGKRAMDGVAFLRGRRLQRGVILGK, from the coding sequence ATGGGTTTAATTTTTTTTGGAACACCTGAATTTGCTGTTCCTTCGCTGAAGGTCCTTCTTGAAAATGAAATAGTAAGTCTTGTAATAACCCAGCCCCAGAAATTCAGGAGAGATGGAACGCCCATACCCATTCCTGTCAAGGAACTGGCAATTGAAAGAAATATTCCGGTACTACAGCCTGAAAGGATAAAGAACCCAGAATTTATAAATATACTGAAAAGATATCAACCCGAGTTTATCATTGTCGTTGCCTATGGGAAGATACTTCCACCGGAGATTCTCAGAATTCCTGAAAGATATGCCATAAATGTCCATGCATCTCTTCTTCCAAAATACAGAGGTGCTGCACCTATTCAATGGTCAATTATTAATGGTGAAAGGATAACAGGAATTACTACAATGGTGATGGATGAGGGACTTGATACAGGTAATATACTCCTTCAGGAAAAAATTGAAATAGGAGAGGATGAAGATGCAGTCAGCCTGTCAAAGAGGCTTTCCGAGCTTGGAGCAGGATTGCTTCTTAAGACAATAAACGAAATAAGAAAAGGTAATATTATTCCAAGACCACAGGTGGGAGAGCCATCCTATGCACCACCGCTAAAAAAAGAGGATGGACTTATTAACTGGAAGAGATCTGCCAGGGAAATTTATAACCTAATAAGAGGCACACAACCCTGGCCGTGTGCCTATACCTTTCTTGAAGGAGAAAGACTAATAATAACAAAGGCCTCAGTCATTGAAGGCAAAGGCGAACCAGGCAGGATAGAGTCTACAGAAAAAGCTTTCATAATCGGTACTGGAGAAGGTCTTCTCAATATTGTTGAAATCAAGCCAGAGGGCAAAAGAGCAATGGATGGAGTGGCATTCCTAAGAGGAAGAAGGCTCCAGAGGGGGGTTATCCTTGGCAAGTAG